The following proteins are encoded in a genomic region of Peromyscus eremicus chromosome 14, PerEre_H2_v1, whole genome shotgun sequence:
- the LOC131924117 gene encoding small ribosomal subunit protein uS10-like produces MAFKNTGKMPVEPKVAIHRIRIMLTNRNVKSLEKVCADLIRGAKEKNLKVKGPVCMPTKTLRITTRKTPCGSKTWDRFQMRNHKRLIDLHSPSEIVKQITSISTEPGVEVEVTIADA; encoded by the coding sequence atggcttttaaaaataccGGAAAGATGCCCGTGGAGCCCAAGGTGGCGATTCACCGAATTCGAATCATGCTCACCAACCGCAACGTGAAGTCGCTGGAGAAGGTGTGTGCTGACTTGATCAGAGGCGCAAAGGAAAAGAATCTGAAGGTGAAAGGACCAGTGTGCATGCCTACCAAGACACTGAGAATCactacaagaaaaacaccttgTGGTTCCAAGACGTGGGATCGTTTCCAAATGAGAAACCACAAGCGACTCATTGACTTACACAGTCCTTCCGAGATTGTTAAACAGATTACTTCCATCAGTACTGAGCCAGGAGTGGAGGttgaagtcactattgcggaTGCCTAA